From the Primulina tabacum isolate GXHZ01 chromosome 3, ASM2559414v2, whole genome shotgun sequence genome, one window contains:
- the LOC142540381 gene encoding uncharacterized protein LOC142540381, with product MGLKALPLSPSQHGLLLPPANTAQRYFQHGYGRKSRLAVAITCAKNGNIDDNQEPGKWKQNLFESVTEALDFSQVRSEEDAQLLDEARKATKSGDKMSREQYGALRRKIGGTYKDFFKSYVEVEGKYVEEGWVDKTCKVCKKDTRGEARQVDKFGKYVHVACLEKSNSGNFFTRLFSG from the exons ATGGGACTCAAAGCTCTTCCCCTTTCGCCTTCACAACATGGCCTTCTTCTTCCTCCCGCGAACACCGCACAAAGGTACTTTCAGCACGGTTATGGCAGAAAATCACGACTAGCTGTTGCCATAACTTGCGCCAAAAATGGGAATATTGATGACAATCAAGAACCAGGGAAGTGGAAACAAAACCTATTCGAAAGTGTGACAGAAGCTTTAGATTTCTCGCAGGTGAGATCTGAAGAGGATGCTCAGTTGCTTGATGAAGCTAGAAAGGCGACTAAATCAGGGGACAAGATGTCAAGGGAACAG TATGGAGCTCTGAGGAGGAAGATTGGTGGTACATACAAGGATTTCTTCAAATCGTATGTAGAGG TGGAAGGAAAATATGTGGAAGAGGGATGGGTGGACAAGACATGCAAAGTGTGCAAGAAAGACACAAGAGGTGAAGCCAGACAAGTTGACAAATTTGGCAAGTATGTGCATGTTGCTTGCTTGGAGAAATCCAACTCAGGGAACTTCTTCACAAGACTCTTTTCAggatga